The sequence agaTTTTTACAAGAACCAACTCAAAGGCTACCGAAGGTACCGTTATTTGCCGTTATCTGGTTAAAATACGTTACCATTTAAGATGAAAAATATTAAAACTCAATTGGTGGTAGCTTTTGGTATTTCGTGATTTGGTATTTTTTCTTGATTCTTTGGATTTTTAACAAGCAAACAAGCTAACGTCGCTGGCTGAGTTTACTGATGCCACATTGTCAGGCTGGTGATTGTTACAGGACGTTAATAGCGCAGTTAGCTACAGAGCTAACGCATTAGCTACATAGATATCCGGTCTCCCAGCATCTCCAGACATCAAGAATGATCACATAGTCAGTGAACTGCTCCTAGtacagttagctaacgttacctttGCTTGCTTTCAGATAGCTTAGCAAATAGCAATTAACTAAATTAGCTTGCTAGCCTAATACAAATCGCATGGTGCTGATTTAGAAGCTAGCAAGCTTAGCTAGCAAGTTCTATCCCCCCATGGCATATGCTTTTACGCCCTACTGACTTGAATTCCTTTGAGGAGGAGGGTTGGCTGATTACGTCTGTATGGTGTGCAGAACCTatgtgcagctagctagctagctagttaaaagcAATGAGCTGGCTGTCATGCTGAAGCAAGGCATGGGACCCTGCTGCTGGAGTTAGCTGACACCCTGGAGGAAAGACAACCCGCCTTGTTGTGATCGGATTCTGAAATGCTGTGGTTAAGAAGAGCAGCTCGCAGCAGCGTCTCTAGTCGAGTCAACCCGCACTGAAAAGGTGAGTCACTCACTAGTGGCTTTTGGGTTTTTCTTATCGACTAGAAATTTTAACCTACATTATTATCAGCTTCCCTTTTTCTAACGGGATGGTGCTTTTGTTCTTCGATCTACAGTCAAGATAAGGATGCTGATatgctaggctagctagctaacgttacagagCAGAGTTATGATGAGCTGGTTGATTTCAGAAACGTCCTGCCCTGCACACAAACATTTGGATTGTGTTTGAGTGTTAGCTAGTAATCATGTAGGTACAGCCCTCACCTGAATAGGTACTGACCTGCAACCAAAACGATGCAGAAtattcttccttccttccttgacATGGATGATAGGATAAGTTAATGTCAATAACAATGAGGCTAATAACAATGTTATATGGTGTGAATAATGCACCAATGACcagagtgtctctctctctctctctctctctctctctgtctctctctctctctctctctctctctctctctctctctctctctctctctctctctctctctctctttctcacgcgCGCTCCAGAAAGAGTCCCCTCCCATATGGATGTGtgtaaccccaaccccaaccgtACGGCCCCAGTGAGTGAGGCTGGGCCCCGGCGGGACCGGCCTCTGTGCTCCAGGACCAACGGGTGGAGCTGGCCTCCTCACCCCTTCCAGCTGCTGGCATggctcctctacctcttctaTGCTGTCACCGGGTTTGGAGTGTTCGTCCCCCTGCTTCCCTCCCACTGGATCCCTGCTGGCTACATCGTATCCTCTCAACCAATCAAATGTATATGATCGATCACAATCTGAACGGGATGCGCTCATTGTAATTGGGTTATGTGGTAAAAAGGTTTTGCTCAGAGTGACAGTGTAGTGGTGCTCGACTCAGCAACAcatacagggcggcaggtagcttagtggttaagagcgttgtgccagtaactgaaacgtcgctggttctaatccccaagccgactaggtgaaaaatcggtcgatgtgcccttgagcaaggcacttaaccctaattgctcctgtaagtcgctctggataagagcgtctgctaaatgagtaaaatgtaaataacagcCTAGTGGTCAAAATCAATGGTTGAATAGAGTCGGCGTATCTACAGGATTGGGGTCAGTTCCATTTCAACTGAAGTCAACTAAAAGTGGTCCTCAACCGTACAACCAATGAAGTATTGGCATCATCTGTCCCTATTGGGTTGTATTTGTACTTAGATGATGGAGTAGAATGAAACTAACCCTACTGTTACTGACAGTGTACATAAAGCTTCCTTTTCTGTTAGCATTTAGGCTACACAACCACAGTATCAGGATCAGGTCCTTAACTGCATCCAATCCCCAGTGCACGGGCATCATGTTTGCGTGTCACCTGTTTGTCCACCTGATGGCTGTTTCCATCGACCCCGCGGACTACAACGTCAGGGCCAAGAGCTACCACGGCCCCGTGCCCGAGTTCGACCGCACGAAACATGCACACGTCATCGAGAACTGCCACTGCTACCTCTGTGAAGTAGACGTGTGAGTCTGACTTTAACTCTCTTCGTAAAGCCTCACAGAGAAATGTTTTCCTCACATCTTTTTATCAGGGCATTCCTTCAAGCAGATActtaggatgcgtcccaaatcaatggcaccctattccatatagtgtacaactttgaccagggcccaattctaaaaacctgttttccactttgtcattatggggtattgtgtgtagattgatgaggatttatttatttattttaatccattttagaataaagttgtaacgtaacaacatgtggaaaaagggaaggggtctgaatactttcccaacgCACTGTATACTAGCAAAATAGGGgagaggagtggacagggctgagtgggtggctgatgggaagacaggagtggacagggctgagtgggtggctgatgggaagacaggagtggacagggctgagtgggtggctgataggaagacagagtggacagggctgagtgggtggctgatgggaagacaggagtggacagggctgagtgggtggctgatgggaagacaggagtggacaggggctgagtgggtggctgatgggaagacaggtggagtggacagggctgagtgggtggctgatgggaagacaggagtggacagggctgagtgggtggctgataggaagacaggagtggacagggctgagtgggtggctgatgggaagacaggagtggacagggctgtgtgggtggctgatgggaagacaggagtggacagggctgagtgggtggctgatgggaagacaggagtggacaggggctgagtgggtggctgatgggaagacaggagtggacagggctgagtgggtggctgatgggaagacaggagtggacagggctgagtgggtggctgatgggaagacaggagtggacagggctgagtgggtggctgataggaagacaggagtggacagggatgagtgggtggctgatgggaagacaggagtggacagggctgagtgggtggctgatgggaagacaggagtggacagggctgagtgggtggctgataggaagacaggagtggatagggctgagtgggtggctgataggaagacaggagtggacagggctgagtgggtggctgataggaagacaggagtgga is a genomic window of Coregonus clupeaformis isolate EN_2021a unplaced genomic scaffold, ASM2061545v1 scaf1684, whole genome shotgun sequence containing:
- the LOC121548193 gene encoding palmitoyltransferase ZDHHC1, which gives rise to MDVCNPNPNRTAPVSEAGPRRDRPLCSRTNGWSWPPHPFQLLAWLLYLFYAVTGFGVFVPLLPSHWIPAGYICTGIMFACHLFVHLMAVSIDPADYNVRAKSYHGPVPEFDRTKHAHVIENCHCYLCEVDV